CGCTGCTGCTGCCCCGTGTCCCTTCACACAGGGGATACCGGGGCGGGTACCCGAtcactgcattcccaccagccaacCCCCAGGTCCCCCatgggaggcccggatgagggcaggGTGGGTGCCCATCACCACAGTCCCAcctgccagccctgggaccccgctggaggcccggatgagggcgggcaGGTGCCTGATCACCGCcatcccacccgccagccctgggtcccctgtgGGAGGGCCAGATGAGGGCGGGGGACCTCTGCCACCAGCCCCTGATAGAGGCGAGCTGGCGTTGgcactgtccctccctgcctgcagtatgcaaattagccaccatcttggctggtggttaatttgcatatcgccctgattagccaatgaaaagggtagcggtcatacaccaattaccatgtttctctttcattagataggattattatgtAAGAATAGTCACAATCTCAAACACTTTTATAGATATTTTGttccacacattaaaaaaaatgatttatttattggttttagagagagagggagagaaagagagatagaaacatttatttgttgtttcacttgttTATGCATACATTGATTGATTCTTCTAATGTCCCCTGATCTGGACTAAACACACAACCTTTGTATCATGACAAGACTCTAACAAATTGAACTACCTGGCTAGGGCACACATTTTTTCATTTGGGAATAAATTTTGAATCTTGTAAGACTTAAGGTTGGCACAGACTTGCTCACAGCAGCAGGCCATGCGGACCTTCTGGTCTGTCTCCACTGCACTCTTCCACTCCTGGGAGCAGGTTTCCCTCACACACCCCATCACCACCAGCTCTgccagctctgcagccaggcCCTGACTCATCTGAGTTCACACCAGTTCTCTTTCTTGTTTCAACCTCTCCTCTTCAGCCTGCCGCCTCTCCTCCCCTTTTCACTCCCTTTCCTTAGTAATTTCTTCGGCTGCCATGTGCCTCAAAATGCCTGTGGTAGCGGCTGTTAACAACTCCACAGCAGCACTGCAAACACCCCGAGCTGTGGCTGCGAAGGCCGCCCCAGCGGCACCAACCTCCTCACAGTTGAAGAACCTTCTGGAAGAGCTCCACCAACTGCACCAGGTCTGCCTCAGAGTGCACAGGCTCAGGCTTTGCAGGACGGAGCTCCGGCTGCACAGGGGTTAGCATGGGGGGTTGGAAGAGGCCAGGTGTCGCACTCAGGGTGGCTGCTGGGTGGTGCGGCAGATAGGGCAGTGCAGGAGCCAAGCTGGGAAGAGGCTGCGGGAGGAGGGTAGGCGGGGACGCGTCCGCCTCAGTAACacattcctctcctctccccccacctgctGCCTCCAAGCCGGGTCTCTGAGGGCCCACAGACAGCTCCGTGGCCAGGCTCTCCCCAACGTACTTGTTCTGGGAGTTGAAGCTGCACATGGGGGTATGACGAGGGACAGGGGGCAACGGCCCCCCATTCACAATTTCCCCAACAGACACCATCAGCTTCCTGGTAATAAACACCGACTTCCTGGCCTTCAAGAACCCCTCTGGTTCTAAGAACGAGGTCCGGTTCAGCTTGACACAGCCATCGGCAACAGGGAGACCATGGTAGTTGAGGAAGTCTGTGGCCTCTTCGCAATCTCTGAAGAGCAGCAAGCGCACCACACGGTCCAGGGGAAAGAGGGTGGATCGTTTTTTGCTCACAGTATAGGCGATGTTGAGTGCCCGGAGAGCATCCTTGCGGATCTGATTAAAGTAGCAATGTAAAAGACAAGCGTTCAAATAAGACGCTGACTGGACCAGCTTGAAAAATCTCACGAAATTATTActgttcaaggcagcaaaagcCTGAACAGCAAATGTCACCTCGGCGGAGTCTCTAACAGCCGGATGGAGCTGTTGTACTTCTCTCAGGATGTCCCCCTGGTTGAGATTGAGCAGCACATGGTAGCCCTGGAACTCGGCTTCACCGACACAGAAGACGCCCTTGTTCCTCAGGTCTTGGTACATCTCCTTCAGACTCTGAAGGCACTTGGTCACGTTCTCATTGTTGATCTTGGCATCAAAGGAGGACATGGGCTCCTCGCACATGAAGTGAGCACAGTGGATATGAAACCGGGCACACTTCTCGATCAGGGACACCGTCATGGGATCACACAGGTGCTGCTGTGTGATGTCCTTCCGTATGGCCCGTGTGCGGTTCCACAGGAAGTCATACCAGTCCCGCAGGCTGCCCTCCTTCCGGTCCATCACCTGGGTCACCAGGTAATCCATGGTCCGGCTGAGCACTGCTGAGGGCCGCAGCTCATTTGGCAGGGGCTCCTCCTGGTCGGCTGAGGAGCGTCTGTACTCCTTGACAGCTGCCACATGGTCCACCTGGTCAGTTCCTGGGATCACTTCAAAGACACTCAGCTGTCTGCAGGTCTCCCGCAGGTACCGCTCCTTCTCGGGACACATGTCAGGGCACGTCCCAACAACAGTCCTTGATTTGTCCAGGTCGGTTCTTTTCACCCGAGCTTGCCTCATGATTCTGTCCCTCTGGTCAAGCAGGCGGTACTTTTCCTCAGACGTGTCGGCCACAGTGCCTATCAGCGCACTGAGGGAGGACACACACAGCCCAGGACTCTCAGAACCCTCAGAGCCCGAGTCAAAAGAGTCTCCTTCAAACAGGTGGGCCTTCAGAAGGCCTGACTTCTTCACTGGAGAGCTTTTATTCATGAGGCTGCCGACTGCAGTCCCCATGGGCTTGCCAAGAGGGGAGTGCTGAAAGGATGTGTCCTTGGTGCCCTGGCCAGCCTCACCCTCCACTGGTTTCTTCTCCTGGAGGGAAAAAGGTTTCTTGTTGGGACTTATTTCCTTCTTGTGCCAAAAGATAGACGTTTCTTCAGGCaaaccttttttccccttcttcctggccagggcttcaGAAGCATGATCAAAGAAATACACCACCACGAGGTGTTTGTTGTGCCTGGTGTCAATGCGCCGCATTTTAACAATTTTGCCAAAGTGATTCTCCAGGATGTTCCTGTTGTTGAAAGAGTCAGGAATGTTCTTGCACTGGATCGCTGTGACTTCAGAGGCAGAAAAGCCCCCAAGACTGTCTGTGCTCTCACTTCTTTGATTCTGGCGCCCAGGAGCTCCTCTTAGCTCACCTTCCTCTTTCACACCTGGAAGCCAGTAAGCTGCCAGAACACACCGACTCCCTTCTGGGATGGCCATGTGATCCTTTTTCCCAGACTCGGCACAGCCAGTTTCCTTTCTAGATTCCTTGTTGCCCAGACGACCGACTTCTTTATTGCTTTTGAAAACATCTGGTCTAGTCCGACCAAACAGAGCACCTCCCAGGGGCCGATTCAGGCCGACTGGCTGCTTATCTGGAGGATGATCACCCCTTGACAGAGGGCCCATGTCTCCCACTGCGTCGTGGCCGTATCTCCTTGGGGAGCGATCCTGATCCTGCTTCTTTTTCAGTCCTTTCATGATGCTGGAAAGTGGCTCCACTCGGGAAACAGTTTCTTTATATCCTTGTCTGGCGCCTGTTTTGCTAAATGGGAAGGGTTCCCCCAATGATCCTGAAAAAGATGTGGAGAAGCTATTATTAAGACTTACATAGTGAAGCTACTATTAAGACTTCCAAATAGTGATTTAgggcttttttttccccttcacatTTTGACTTGACAAAGCAAGGGTAAAGAGTGGCTCAGGCCGCCTCGCTGTCCCGCTCTGTTAGCCACACATTCGAAACtgcgagagaggaaggggcaaCTTCCGCCTTCGCAGTGCTCAGGGTAGGCTCAGTACCTCCGCGCCTAGCTGAACTCTGGAACTGAATGTTTTAAAGGAATAGCACATTTGTTTTTAGGTTAATGTGTATGAAGATTCTTACATGCACACATTATGTGAAACATTTTAGGTGGTTTAAGATTTCCGTAATTAGAGAAATCTCTTTTATGACCTAAAAAACACCTAGTGGCTATATGgtactaaaatacaaaaataatgaaataacttaTTATACCAAATATCACTCTATTAAAGTGCTCCAATTCCAGGTATTTGAAATATTGATGTCATCTCAATTAACTAAGAAATCAACTTCTCTACTTAGAGAAGATACCAACAATTGCAGtggtaaattgaaaatatttgtaataagatAAAGTAGGCATTTTTTGAGATATttgctcaaaaaaataaaaacatatacactcTAAATTCCATACTCACCAGAGTCTACTATGAGTGTTTCCACCTCGGTAAATTCTGTCGATATCAGGGTCAGTAGGAATTCTCTTCACTCAACTGGCAGCTCTGACTTCAGCTGTCAGTCTACTCTGGAGAAGTGATGTGTCCTCTGCACAGATGCGCTCTTTATATGACTCCCCTTAGGCCACACCCACTTGCTGAGATTGGCTAAAATCTACAAAAGGAAATAAGCCCCTTAAATGCCCTTAAATGGATTATACAGATTATAGCCTGATAGGTCATTAGGGTTACAACACATAGAAAACAATGATTAAAGAGGATTACAGAGGCTTGAATCCCTGCTATGGCTAACAATGATCAGGGCAATAAGCAGGAAATAGCTACTCCTCTGCCATGTGCAAGTTCGAAATCATTGGACTAAGTCTTCTGATGGTGCTCAGTCATTTAGCATGGGCCCTGGAGATAAGAGGTCTTAGGttcattccctgtcaggacaccagcctgggttgtgggctccatccttaGTGGGCAGAGTGCAAGTGGCACAAAACCAATGATTgcctctcatcatcgatgtttctatctccctttcccttcttctatgaaatcaataaaaatttattaaaaaacaacagaattTCTGCTGTTACCACATATATTCAACACTGATGGATTCCTAGTCAATGCAATTAGACatgtgaaagaagaaagaaagctaTCATAATTTATATTATTAGCTCAGCATAATTGCATAATTAGAAaatttcctgaaatcaataattaatgAAGTTAGGAAGAAATGAGATCAGTGAATTtcttctaaacaaacaaaaaaaaattggaaaggaaattTACAATGCATGTTATATGATCAGAAATTGAAGAAGCGGAGGCAGCGCGGCCTCGGCGGGCGCGCCTCCTGCTCAAGCCTCGCGGAGCAGCCTCGGGAGGCGGGAGCCCGCGCCGGAGCGAGACCCCATGGCAGGCCCCCGGGGCGCCGCCCTGGACGAGCTGTCCCGGAACTCCACGTACGGGGCGCTGGGCGCCGGCAACGGCTCCCTGTCGGGCGCCTGGTACCGCAGGAACCAGTTTCACCTTTTTGGAGTTTTGCTGGCTGTTTTAGGAAACTTGGTAATCAGCATTTCcctaaatattcagaaatattctCATCTTCAGTTGGCGCACCAAGGGCACGCAAGGCCTTTCTTCAGGAGCTTGCTGTGGTGGGGCGGGGCTCTCCTGATGGCCCTGAGAGAGACAGGGAACTTCGCGGCCTACGGATTTGCCCCCATCACGCTCATCGCTCCGTTAGGCTGTATGTCTGTTACAGGTAGTGCCTTTATTTCTGCTATGTTTCTGAAAGAAAATTTGAGAGCCTCCGATGTACTAGGTATGACATTGGCATTTGCAGGATCGTATTTGTTGGTGAACTTTGCTCCAAACATATCCCAGGCTATCTCTGCAAGAACAGTACAGTATTACTTTGTTGGCTGGCAGTTCCTGATCTATGTGATTTTAGAAATATTGATTTTCTGCATTCTCCTATATTtctataaaagaaaaggaatgaagcacATTGTGATTCTGCTAACCCTGGTGGCACTTCTAGCCTCATTGACTGTTATTTCAGTGAAAGCTGTCTCAGGCATGATCGCTTGTTCTGTGACGGATAAAATGCAGCTAACGTATCCCATCTTCTATATAATGTTGATCATCATGATAGCATCTTGTGTTTTCCAAGTCAAGTTCCTGAATCAAGCCACGAATCTCTACAGTACGGCGACGGTGGTGCCCATTAACCATATTTTCTTTACAACCAGTGCCATTATTGCAGGCATCATATTTTATAAGGAATTCCTTGGTGCAGCTTTTCTCgccatgtttatatattttttgggtGTTTTCTGTCATTCCTGGGTGTGTTGTTGGTCACAAGAAACCGAGAGAAGGAACATCTGCCACAGTCTTACATTGATTTGGGGAATATTCCCGGGAAACAGACGTTGGATAAAATACAACCAGATTCAAACGGTTTATCCTGTGGAACGTTGCCTGATGGAAGTGACTCAACAAAGAGCCAAagtggagagaagaaagaggtcTGAAGTGCCGAGAGCAATGGCCGTGGGCCTGTTACTCGATCCCACCTTCTTAAAAAGCTGCACATGTTCCATTTGTGTCAGCAGCTAGTTATCGCTGACATGTGCTCGCGTGCGTTCCAGGtctctgcccacctccctcctgtgGACACTCGGGCCTCCCTGCGCCCTGACAGCCTAATGTTCGCATGGAATGTAACTTGaagtgccccccaccccggggcctcTCCCTAGCGAGCCTCTGACCGCCCGGACCTTGATGAGAGCCTGGCTGCCCGAGCAGAACCGCCACGCAGAAACGTGCCCGTGCTCTGGCTGCTGCTCCCAGGGTCTGGGAGTGCCGGCTGCTTTGCTTTAAAGAGACACTTTCCCCCCGCAGCCTGACTCCTGGAACCCAGGTTTGAGAGCAATCACATTTTGAAATCTTTTCTTAGACACCCCATAAAGGTCTCACCTTTCTGTTCCTAAATAAGAACGAGGAGTCATCTTTTCTGAAAACCAGCCCTACTGTGCGCCTCCTTTAAACATGAAGGGTGCCTTTAAGTTCGAATTTACAAGTGGCATTCTGAGATGGGACAGACCAAAACTAAAGACCTTGCTGGCTTCTTaagcaagggggaaaaaaaacctaaGAACTAGAACcagttttttaaataacaatacaGAACGGTGATGTTTCCTTCAGCTATTAGGATCCTATTACACTTGAattgaaatggaagaaaaaactTCATATTCTATGTCTTCATTTGCTTAGCTGTTATAATTTATCATGTGGGTTTGTATGCTGTAACTCTTAACACGTCtcaaaaaaatcatatttaaattcCTGGTGATAtttgcactaaaaaaaaaaaaaagaaattgaaattccTAAAAATGAatctaataaaagttatataattctgtgtatataaactataaaatgctattgaaaaaaaaaacaaaggaaagaactATGAGTCCTGTAAATGGAAATAtgccatattcatggattgaaagacGTAATATAGTAACTGTCCAATGTCACTAAACAGACCAATGCCATAAATATGattcaataacttaaaaaatgtatgtgcatatacatgtgtatgtaatTGATAAGTTTGGTTTTAAGTGAGTCTGTGACTAGGActcttaaaatgtgttttagtCAATAAAGGAGAGACAGACCTCACTAAAAATGAATTAGTATTGTAGGCATTATCACCTGAATTACTTTCATATCTACATAGCACACATATAACAGCTTCCATATTGTGGGGGAGAATATTTGTGTAAACGAAGGGATAAACTGCCATAGTCACAGGGTATAAAGGTcttagacagcggttctcaacctgtgggtccagacccctttgggggtcaaacaaccctttcacagggtagtctaagaccattggaaaacacatatgtaattacatattgttttgtgatcaatcactatgctttaattatgtttaatttgtaacaatgaaaatgcatcctgcatatcagatatttacattacgattcataacagtagcaaaattacagttatgaagtagcaacgaaaataattttatggttgggggtcaccacaacatgacaagctgtattaaagggtcgcagcattaggaaggttgagaaccactggtctaagaagATAgatctcaactttttttttttttttcctgcaagtAGTGACCTTGAGTTTATGTAAGATACCATAAACCAGACAGCTGCAGTGGATTTACAATCTCAATAAATCACAATTTCATTCTTTACTCATCACCTAATACCTAAAACTATTGATAGGTTAaaaggcctttgggaggtgattagctTATGAGGCTGGAGCCCTTATGAAtaagattagtgcccttatgaagAGACTTCAGAAAGCTCCCTCACCTTTCCTAATTGGTAACAGTGAAAGAGAAAACAGCTGTGTATAAAACAGGAAATAGGACTTTCCCAGAAACTGGTTCAGCCAGAGTATTGACCTTGACCTTTTCAGcccccagaactgtaagaaacacattgatgttgtttataaaccacccagTCTACAGTCTTTTTGTAATAGAAGTACAAATAGGCTAAGACAATGTCCTTGCTAGccatccatatatcttctttagtgaAGTGCCTACTCAAGTCCTCTAAATTGTACAATGATCATTGGATTTTTGGTCTTATTTTGAATTGTAAGTGTTCTTTGGATACAAATCCTTTAAGAAATATatgtattgaaaatatttttctttctatttgtgggttatctttttgctttcttaaaacatttagaaagtgAACTAAAAACTTAGGAAGTGTGGGGATGATGGGGGGGCAGGGTAATAGATTTCAGATTGTCTATCCAGGCAtgcccacctccacacacagAAACATATGCATCTACACACAGTAGCTCTCCTGTGTCTGAGATTCCATAGTCTTGTCCTGGTTGCTGCAGAATTGAGGAGCCAGGTAGGAAGCAACCTGTCAGGGTCTTGCCTTGCTGTAACCTGATTTGTGGTCTAGAATTTCAGCATTGTCAACTGCCACTCATCTCATCTATACTAAGTGTTCTGCCACCCCCACTTGAGCATAGCCAGACCACCTGGAGGTTACTGAAAGGATGTTAGGGGGGCTGGGACTATCTGTGCCTGGAGAGTTATGATGGTTGTTGGTGGTATTTGCTTATGGTATGTAAATAATCTTCCAGTTTAAAAAGGCTAATCTGTCATTCTATTATTAGTTAGTTCTTGTGGATTACAGTTATCTTTTTTCTTGATATCTAATGAGACTGATAATAATTCaagttgctgtttttattttgttctttttaatcctcatctgaggatatttttgcgttttttttagagagtcacaaggatattttttcattgatttttagagagaatggaaaagaaagaaaaagacggagagaaagatctatgtgagagaacacatcaattggttgcctcctgcatgggccccaaccagggccctagCCTGGGAGGAGCTAGCatcccaggtaagtgcccttgacctgaatcacaTCCCAGACTAACTCAGTCTGAAATcgaatgctctatccattgagccaaaccacctaaggtgtttggtttcctttttgaaaaatattttattatatgttcaAATCCTTCCTCTGGTAAATATTGAGTATATCAAGGTGAAGTTAGTCCCTGGATCCCAGAGGAGCCATGGAAGGGAACGTGCATCTCTGAAATCTAGCTCAGGAGCAGTGAACCTGTGGTCCAGGGTAGGTCACTGCCAAGCTTAAGAAGATAGGTACTGTCCCTGGTCCTGCATCTAGCAAGTGGGGTCCAAGAAATCCAGCTCAAGGCCTAGATGGGAAGCAGGTCCCTCTGGTGTCCTTGGAGCAAACCAGAGAAATCCCCATTTCCCTGAGGCTGTCCTGCAGGGGAGTTACCTGTAGGTGTGGCCAGAGGAACAGAGAACCCAGCTCTTGCAGGGGCAACACCTCAGACACTAGTTCCTGGGACTTGTAAGAGGAAACAGCTCCCATTGCCCACGGACTGGCTCTCAAGAGGGGCTGAGGAAAGCCCGTAGGCTCCACTAGCCCTGGAAAGTGTCAGGAGCAGCCATGGCCCAGGGACCAGGAGGGACTTTAGGGAGTAAAACGAGAGGCTTTCCAGGAGCTTACAAAGGGCCAGGTGTAGAAGGGACTGGAGATGCCAAGGATTCCCGAGGCTCCTCAAGAGACTGCACTCATTATAATGCCAAAGGGGAAAggctaagagaaaatatttttattcccaaCTATACAGTGTTTTATGTCCTGTAGCTCGACAGTAATATATCCAGTCCTTCTCTACAGTTTCCATGATGAATCTTCCATATTCTTTTCTTCCAGGTCAACTTGAAGAATCAGTTTGTTTAGTTCTCTAAATGTTTACTCTTAGAGGACTTCTGTTTAGACATGACTCCCAGAAATCCTACTCATATGAAGGCAAAGCAGAGGAAAGCCCTGTGAACACGCTGGGTGGTGTGACTGGAGAGGAGTCGGTAGGAGACTGGGAGATTCAGAGAATCAATAGGAGACTGTTGCAAAGGCAAAGTAGATGAGGGAGCATTAACTAGCTGGCCTAGCAAAGGGAGATAGGGTGGCACAGCCTTATTGCCTGAAGGGCAACTGTAGGATGCAAACACTTCCCATGAGGTGAGTGGGGTCGGGGCAGAAAGCTCAGAAGTACCAGGGAGCACAGTGAGTGGAGGTGTGGGCTGCAAAGGGGCTCAGGGATCCTTTTCTGTTCCAACCCTGGAGAtagctcagccaatgggaaaacACTGATAGGACGAACCCAGTAAAGATGGTGAGGAAGCCTTGGGAggctgatggtgatgatggccTGATGTGCACAGGAAAGAGCAGCTCAGAGCAGAAGAGGGGCAAGCACCGTGCCTGCAGAGGCCTCTGAGCAGAGCTCAGTTTTCCCCCCACAGGGCCCTGAGAGTAGGTTAGCTCCCTGAGCTCCCACATCACAGAAAACCTGCAGCTGCCAGGGCACCAGGGCATGAGTGGGAGAAATGCCCAGGAGGCCGCTGAGGCTGACTGAGGTGAAGAGCAGGAAACAGCGGGTGCTTGGAGAGTTCTCTCCTCCCCAGGCACTCTTCTTGGAGCATGCCAGTTACAAATCAGGAAAGCACTCCTGACAGGAGTGCTCAGGAAAGCCCTACTCCCAGCAAGCAGAGCCCTTGCTGGAAGtcgatccacccttgctgcttgacatagtcgctgcagggaagaaacatctgcacagcttatgtttcaagggacctggcgtatatggcatactgttcttaatatgtttgctccctcTCTTAATGCTATGTgctttaaacaggaccacctctctgagaaaggttgtttccccaggtgaggattttttatcagtaaaaccccttaactaagtgccaggcgggtagttaatcactttaactatgaacaatcacgcttaaactacataatctttacttaaaataatctccttcagttacttccttgtagcttaatagaacaatagagtaaccttggaatggagataggaaacgccctaacctttggaatagaattgataggattaaggtcaaatagtataaatatagatgtaaaagGACAATAAGGAGAGGAACCTGGCTAAGAGGGACCTCACCATGATCACCTGAACTTggcctccgtgtccttcattcttcgccaactccgtccacacctatggggaacgcctggacctgttggggctggaccccaacaagcCCTTGAGAGAGGTCACAAAGAGGTAAGGCAAGCCCAGGATACGTGTGCCTCTCACTGCCATGATGGTTTTCTTTTGTAATCTTTATACAATATATAATTGAAAGTATTAAGTATGTCCCTTTTTATTCCCCATTGcacccctccagcccgcccccacctcctgccccaggccttcatcaccctgttgtctg
The sequence above is a segment of the Myotis daubentonii chromosome 5, mMyoDau2.1, whole genome shotgun sequence genome. Coding sequences within it:
- the LOC132236113 gene encoding LOW QUALITY PROTEIN: germinal-center associated nuclear protein-like (The sequence of the model RefSeq protein was modified relative to this genomic sequence to represent the inferred CDS: inserted 2 bases in 1 codon; substituted 2 bases at 2 genomic stop codons), with translation MRGNHWFCATCTLPTKDGAHNPGSLGEPFPFSKTGARQGYKETVSRVEPLSSIMKGLKKKQDQDRSPRRYGHDAVGDMGPLSRGDHPPDKQPVGLNRPLGGALFGRTRPDVFKSNKEVGRLGNKESRKETGCAESGKKDHMAIPEGSRCVLAAYWLPGVKEEGELRGAPGRQNQRSESTDSLGGFSASEVTAIQCKNIPDSFNNRNILENHFGKIVKMRRIDTRHNKHLVVVYFFDHASEALARKKGKKGLPEETSIFWHKKEISPNKKPFSLQEKKPVEGEAGQGTKDTSFQHSPLGKPMGTAVGSLMNKSSPVKKSGLLKAHLFEGDSFDSGSEGSESPGLCVSSLSALIGTVADTSEEKYRLLDQRDRIMRQARVKRTDLDKSRTVVGTCPDMCPEKERYLRETCRQLSVFEVIPGTDQVDHVAAVKEYRRSSADQEEPLPNELRPSAVLSRTMDYLVTQVMDRKEGSLRDWYDFLWNRTRAIRKDITQQHLCDPMTVSLIEKCARFHIHCAHFMCEEPMSSFDAKINNENVTKCLQSLKEMYQDLRNKGVFCVGEAEFQGYHVLLNLNQGDILREVQQLHPAVRDSAEVTFAVQAFAALNSNNFVRFFKLVQSASYLNACLLHCYFNQIRKDALRALNIAYTVSKKRSTLFPLDRVVRLLLFRDCEEATDFLNYHGLPVADGCVKLNRTSFLEPEGFLKARKSVFITRKLMVSVGEIVNGGPLPPVPRHTPMCSFNSQNKYVGESLATELSVGPQRPGLEAAGGGRGEECVTEADASPPTLLPQPLPSLAPALPYLPHHPAATLSATPGLFQPPMLTPVQPELRPAKPEPVHSEADLVQLVELFQKVLXNCEEVGAAGAAFAATARGVCSAAVELLTAATTGILRHMAAEEITKEREXKGEERRQAEEERLKQERELVXTQMSQGLAAELAELVVMGCVRETCSQEWKSAVETDQKVRMACCCEQVCANLKSYKIQNLFPNEKMCALAR
- the LOC132235398 gene encoding LOW QUALITY PROTEIN: NIPA-like protein 2 (The sequence of the model RefSeq protein was modified relative to this genomic sequence to represent the inferred CDS: inserted 1 base in 1 codon) — its product is MAGPRGAALDELSRNSTYGALGAGNGSLSGAWYRRNQFHLFGVLLAVLGNLVISISLNIQKYSHLQLAHQGHARPFFRSLLWWGGALLMALRETGNFAAYGFAPITLIAPLGCMSVTGSAFISAMFLKENLRASDVLGMTLAFAGSYLLVNFAPNISQAISARTVQYYFVGWQFLIYVILEILIFCILLYFYKRKGMKHIVILLTLVALLASLTVISVKAVSGMIACSVTDKMQLTYPIFYIMLIIMIASCVFQVKFLNQATNLYSTATVVPINHIFFTTSAIIAGIIFYKEFLGAAFLAMFIYXFGCFLSFLGVLLVTRNREKEHLPQSYIDLGNIPGKQTLDKIQPDSNGLSCGTLPDGSDSTKSQSGEKKEV